GGTGCGGAAGTCCTTGGCACCCACCTCGAAAGGCTGAGCGATGAGCACTTTGCCCTTGTAGGAATTGAGGAAAGCGTCCTTGACGCCGATGCCGTAGTCGTTGTTGAGGTACATGACGGCGACCTCATCGGCCTTCAGGTACTCGGCCACCTTCGCCCATTCGGGGCCTTGGGCATCGTCCGATGCCATGGCGGAGAAGACGTAGTCGCCGCACTGCTTCAGCGCCGGCGCCGTGGAGATGGAGGAAATCAGCACCACTTTGCGCTCCTCGGCCTTGGGGCAGAGCGACAGCGTCACAGTGCTGGAGCCGGAGCCAAGGATGACCGGCACCTTGTCGCTGTCCACCAGCTTCAGGAACGCCGTCTGGGCATCCGCGGCGGAGAGGCGGTCATCCTCAAAGATGACGCGGATCTTCTCGCCGTTGGCGTTGA
The Anaerolineae bacterium DNA segment above includes these coding regions:
- a CDS encoding ABC transporter substrate-binding protein; its protein translation is MRHKVLKLLALLVVAVLVASCAPATPTPAPQATQPAAATQPPAGQVCTVGFINHLTGDAAVYGQSMKKGVELALDKINANGEKIRVIFEDDRLSAADAQTAFLKLVDSDKVPVILGSGSSTVTLSLCPKAEERKVVLISSISTAPALKQCGDYVFSAMASDDAQGPEWAKVAEYLKADEVAVMYLNNDYGIGVKDAFLNSYKGKVLIAQPFEVGAKDFRT